One segment of Fimbriiglobus ruber DNA contains the following:
- a CDS encoding endonuclease V, whose translation MSPTPLHDWDVSPDQAVLLQAEFAGRIDTSSTLAKFDLIAGCDIAYDLVEPVLYAAVVVVRVADLAPVETAVVRAGVKFPYVPGLLSFREVPPLLSAWESLRSEPDLVMLDGQGIAHPRRFGLACHLGLWLDRPTVGCAKTWLVGEYAEPGPTAGDAAPLSVDGVPVGAVVRSATGVRPVFVSPGHKIDVAGAVAVTRVVLGGHRHPVPTRLAHMAANQARAAGRVDPPVV comes from the coding sequence ATGTCGCCGACCCCGCTCCACGACTGGGATGTGTCGCCCGATCAGGCCGTTCTGCTCCAGGCCGAATTCGCCGGCCGGATCGACACCAGTTCCACGTTAGCTAAGTTCGATTTGATCGCCGGGTGCGACATCGCATACGACCTCGTCGAGCCGGTCCTGTACGCCGCGGTCGTGGTGGTCCGGGTCGCGGACCTCGCGCCGGTCGAGACGGCGGTCGTCCGCGCGGGGGTGAAGTTCCCGTATGTGCCGGGCTTACTGTCGTTCCGCGAGGTGCCGCCGCTGTTATCCGCCTGGGAATCTTTGCGCTCGGAGCCCGATCTCGTTATGCTCGATGGACAGGGGATCGCACACCCCCGGCGGTTCGGGCTCGCCTGCCACCTGGGGCTGTGGCTCGACCGGCCGACTGTCGGGTGCGCGAAGACGTGGCTCGTCGGCGAGTACGCCGAGCCCGGCCCGACGGCCGGGGACGCGGCCCCGCTCTCGGTCGACGGGGTCCCGGTCGGGGCGGTGGTTCGGTCGGCGACCGGGGTACGGCCGGTGTTCGTGTCGCCCGGTCACAAGATCGACGTCGCCGGGGCGGTGGCGGTCACGCGGGTGGTCCTCGGCGGGCACCGGCACCCGGTCCCGACTCGACTCGCCCATATGGCCGCGAACCAGGCGCGGGCGGCCGGCCGGGTGGACCCGCCGGTG